A window of the Streptomyces luomodiensis genome harbors these coding sequences:
- a CDS encoding GntR family transcriptional regulator, with product MTGPSLASLTRSMTLRERALVALRTAITSGQYRPGDHLGEVEIAERLSVSRGTVREALRHLQQEGLVTPGARGMLRVSQLTPTEVRELFQVREALEGLAVTQIIQSARGPEAARALREALERLQETVDAAVDLNAKVEADLAFHLLLCELSRNSVLLKTWRQLEGPIRVVIMSAAGERREVAMSASSHLPVVEAIERGDAAAAQRVLHAHMASAVDQLGIGRGGDRETGSD from the coding sequence GTGACCGGTCCGAGCCTGGCCAGTCTCACCCGTTCGATGACCCTGCGGGAGCGTGCGCTCGTGGCGTTGCGGACGGCCATCACCAGCGGCCAGTACCGCCCCGGTGACCACTTGGGGGAAGTGGAGATCGCCGAGCGGCTGTCGGTGAGCCGCGGGACGGTACGGGAGGCGCTGCGCCACCTCCAGCAGGAGGGACTGGTCACCCCCGGGGCGCGCGGCATGCTCCGGGTGTCCCAGCTGACCCCGACCGAGGTCCGGGAGCTGTTCCAGGTGCGCGAGGCCCTGGAGGGACTCGCGGTGACGCAGATCATCCAGTCCGCGCGCGGTCCGGAGGCGGCGCGGGCGCTCCGGGAGGCCCTGGAGCGGCTCCAGGAGACCGTCGATGCCGCTGTGGACCTGAACGCGAAGGTCGAGGCGGATCTCGCCTTCCACCTCCTGCTGTGCGAGCTCTCCCGGAACTCCGTCCTGCTGAAGACCTGGCGCCAGCTCGAGGGCCCCATCCGTGTGGTGATCATGAGCGCCGCGGGTGAACGCCGTGAAGTGGCCATGTCCGCCTCGAGCCATCTGCCGGTCGTGGAGGCGATCGAGCGTGGGGACGCCGCGGCGGCGCAGCGGGTTCTGCACGCCCATATGGCCTCGGCCGTCGACCAGTTGGGCATCGGCCGCGGCGGTGACCGCGAAACCGGGAGCGACTGA
- a CDS encoding transketolase — protein sequence MTSTPSTVLGAAPPAQEHTTRQERIRALRDSAYRIRMHALNMGEVQGQGYIGQALGVADVLAVVYKDVLDHRPDEPDWPERDRLLLSIGHYAIALYAALAEAGVLDTEELATYGSDDSRLPMSGMATYTPGMEISGGSLGHGLGIATGMALGLRYRGSDARVYNLLSDGELDEGSTWEAALACAHHRLDNVTAIVDVNALQADGPTAGVLRTEPVTAKWEAFGWHAIRVDGNDVDALVTAFDSLREHRGSPSVLICDTKVGRGVPMLETREKAHFMRVEEHEWQIAREQLTQNHEAGRADGPDGRSDATEGKGPAA from the coding sequence ATGACCTCCACCCCGTCCACCGTCCTGGGAGCCGCTCCGCCGGCTCAAGAGCACACCACCCGGCAGGAACGGATCCGCGCCCTGCGGGACTCCGCCTACCGCATCCGGATGCACGCCCTGAACATGGGCGAGGTCCAGGGACAGGGCTACATCGGACAGGCGCTCGGCGTGGCCGACGTCCTCGCCGTCGTCTACAAGGACGTCCTCGACCACCGCCCCGACGAGCCCGACTGGCCCGAGCGGGACAGGCTGCTGCTGTCCATCGGCCACTACGCCATCGCCCTGTACGCGGCGCTCGCGGAGGCCGGTGTCCTCGACACCGAGGAACTCGCCACCTACGGAAGCGACGACTCCCGCCTGCCCATGTCGGGCATGGCCACCTACACCCCCGGCATGGAGATCTCCGGCGGCTCCCTCGGCCACGGACTGGGCATCGCGACCGGCATGGCGCTGGGCCTGCGCTACCGGGGCAGCGACGCCCGCGTGTACAACCTGCTCTCGGACGGTGAGCTGGACGAGGGCTCCACCTGGGAGGCCGCGCTGGCCTGCGCCCACCACCGGCTCGACAACGTGACCGCCATCGTCGACGTCAACGCCCTCCAGGCGGACGGCCCGACCGCGGGCGTACTGCGCACCGAGCCCGTCACGGCCAAGTGGGAGGCGTTCGGCTGGCATGCGATCCGGGTGGACGGCAACGACGTCGACGCGCTCGTCACCGCCTTCGACAGCCTGCGCGAGCACCGGGGATCGCCGTCGGTGCTCATCTGCGACACCAAGGTCGGCCGCGGGGTGCCGATGCTCGAAACCCGCGAGAAGGCGCACTTCATGCGGGTCGAGGAGCACGAGTGGCAGATCGCCCGCGAGCAGCTCACCCAGAACCACGAAGCCGGCCGGGCGGACGGACCCGACGGCCGGAGCGACGCCACTGAGGGAAAGGGACCCGCCGCATGA
- a CDS encoding transketolase family protein has protein sequence MNTPAATVPPARRLTTSAMIASIAEEGQRTTKAPFGHALNRLAEERPDVVGLSADLAKYTDMHIFRDAHPERFFQMGMAEQAMLGAAAGLAEVGLTPFASTYSVFATRRAYDFLCLDIAEPGLNVNVVGALPGLTTGYGPSHQATEDLAILRGMPGLTIVDPADSVDIEQAVPALAAHPGPTYTRLLRGAVPTVLDEYDYRFRLGRAAGLRGGRDVLFISTGLMTVRALSAAKELERDHIDVAVLHVPTIKPFDSDTVVREAAKGRLVVTLENHTLVGGLAESVASSLAYAQTTARIVPIGLPDAFLAAGALPTLHDRYGLSVAAIKERVRREL, from the coding sequence ATGAACACCCCCGCCGCCACCGTGCCCCCGGCGCGCAGACTCACCACCTCCGCGATGATCGCCTCCATCGCCGAAGAGGGACAGCGCACCACCAAGGCCCCCTTCGGACACGCGCTGAACCGGCTCGCCGAGGAACGCCCCGATGTGGTCGGCCTCTCGGCCGACCTGGCCAAGTACACCGATATGCACATCTTCCGGGACGCCCACCCCGAGCGCTTCTTCCAGATGGGCATGGCGGAACAGGCGATGCTGGGCGCGGCCGCCGGACTGGCGGAGGTGGGCCTGACGCCCTTCGCCTCCACCTACTCGGTGTTCGCCACCCGCCGTGCCTACGACTTCCTGTGCCTGGACATCGCCGAGCCCGGACTCAACGTCAACGTCGTGGGTGCCCTGCCCGGACTGACCACGGGCTACGGCCCCAGCCACCAGGCCACCGAGGACCTGGCCATCCTGCGCGGCATGCCCGGCCTGACGATCGTGGACCCGGCGGACTCGGTCGACATCGAGCAGGCCGTCCCCGCCCTGGCCGCCCACCCCGGACCCACCTACACGCGGCTGCTGCGCGGCGCCGTGCCCACGGTCCTGGACGAGTACGACTACCGGTTCCGGCTCGGCCGGGCCGCCGGACTGCGCGGCGGGCGCGATGTGCTCTTCATCTCCACCGGCCTGATGACGGTGCGCGCCCTGAGCGCGGCCAAGGAACTGGAGCGGGACCACATCGACGTCGCGGTCCTGCACGTCCCGACCATCAAGCCCTTCGACAGCGACACGGTGGTACGGGAAGCGGCCAAGGGACGGCTCGTGGTCACCCTCGAGAACCACACCCTGGTCGGCGGACTGGCCGAGTCCGTGGCCTCCAGTCTGGCGTACGCGCAGACCACGGCGCGCATCGTGCCGATCGGACTGCCGGACGCCTTCCTCGCGGCGGGTGCCCTGCCCACCCTGCACGACCGGTACGGCCTGTCGGTCGCGGCGATCAAGGAACGCGTGCGCCGGGAACTGTGA
- a CDS encoding YceI family protein, with protein sequence MNLFSRTSRRTGAGAAPVIPSARAASGRAVSPDPGLEALTGEWIVDPAHSRIGFSVRHAMVTTVRGAFTEFESRLYFDGRDPRRSRAEVLLSTASVDTGVEQRDDHLMGRDFLDARTYPHIRFLSTDVHLAGPDLYRMAGDLTIRDVTRPVVLELTYIGHVTDPFGYQRVGFDGTTTINRSEWGLTYSAKLAEGGALVSEKVRLQFDIAAIRTAPDPGF encoded by the coding sequence ATGAACTTGTTCAGCCGTACCTCCCGCCGCACGGGCGCCGGCGCCGCACCGGTGATACCTTCTGCCCGTGCGGCGTCCGGCCGCGCCGTTTCGCCCGATCCCGGCCTCGAGGCGCTCACCGGCGAGTGGATCGTCGACCCGGCACACAGCCGGATCGGGTTCTCCGTCCGGCATGCCATGGTGACCACAGTGCGTGGCGCCTTCACCGAGTTCGAGAGCCGCCTGTACTTCGACGGCCGCGACCCGCGCCGCTCCCGGGCCGAGGTCCTGCTCTCCACCGCCAGTGTCGACACCGGTGTCGAGCAGCGCGACGACCACTTGATGGGCCGCGACTTCCTGGACGCGAGAACCTACCCGCACATCCGGTTCCTGAGCACCGATGTGCACCTCGCGGGTCCGGACCTCTACCGCATGGCCGGGGATCTCACGATCCGGGACGTCACTCGCCCCGTCGTCCTGGAGCTCACCTATATCGGACATGTCACGGACCCCTTCGGCTACCAGCGGGTGGGCTTCGACGGCACCACCACCATCAACCGTTCCGAATGGGGCCTGACCTACAGCGCCAAGCTGGCGGAGGGCGGCGCCCTGGTGAGCGAGAAGGTCCGCCTCCAGTTCGACATCGCCGCCATTCGCACGGCCCCCGACCCCGGCTTCTGA
- a CDS encoding class-II fumarase/aspartase family protein, producing the protein MSSTVFDSLLFRDMFGTPAMREIFSDTAYVQRVIDTETALARSQAEVGIIPVEAAEDITAKAGLDGLDLERLRTETEIVGYPVLPVVRQVADQCGDAGRYLHWGATTQDIMDTAVMLQCKDGVALLQDQLDRVRRALQRLAEEHAETVTAGRTHLQHALPVTFGYRCAVWLSALDRHAERLEQARGRALMVQFGGAAGTLASLGTGPEGLRTRAVLAAELGLRDPAITWHVARDGLVELVTLFAAIGGSLGKIAWDVMMMCSSEFGELAEPFVPGRGASSTMPQKRNPISSELMFAAAKLLREKSSTVLDAMMQDFERATGPWHLEWAAVPEAFLLLSSSLHQAEFMLSGLEVNVARMRRNTHLTGGLIVAEAVMMDIAPVLGRQQAHDVVYEACRTAIETGTTLEAELRAHATLMDQIGAERIGELCDPARYLGSATTMTLDVVRALDREGGGRTPR; encoded by the coding sequence ATGAGCAGTACCGTCTTCGACTCCCTGTTGTTCCGCGACATGTTCGGCACCCCGGCCATGCGCGAGATCTTCAGCGACACCGCCTACGTCCAGCGCGTCATCGACACCGAGACCGCTCTCGCCCGTTCCCAGGCCGAGGTCGGCATCATCCCCGTCGAGGCCGCCGAGGACATCACCGCCAAGGCCGGTCTGGACGGTCTCGACCTGGAGCGGCTGCGCACCGAGACGGAGATCGTCGGCTATCCGGTCCTGCCCGTCGTCCGGCAGGTGGCGGACCAGTGCGGTGACGCGGGCCGCTATCTGCACTGGGGTGCCACCACCCAGGACATCATGGACACCGCGGTGATGCTCCAGTGCAAGGACGGCGTCGCCCTGCTCCAGGACCAGCTCGACCGGGTGCGCCGGGCGCTGCAGCGGCTCGCGGAGGAGCATGCCGAGACCGTCACCGCCGGGCGCACCCATCTCCAGCACGCCCTCCCCGTCACCTTCGGCTACCGCTGCGCCGTGTGGCTCTCCGCCCTGGACCGGCACGCCGAGCGGCTGGAGCAGGCCCGCGGACGCGCCCTGATGGTGCAGTTCGGCGGCGCCGCCGGAACCCTGGCCTCGCTCGGCACAGGGCCGGAGGGCCTTCGGACGCGTGCCGTGCTGGCGGCCGAGCTGGGGCTGCGGGACCCCGCGATCACCTGGCATGTGGCACGGGACGGGCTCGTGGAGCTCGTCACACTGTTCGCCGCGATCGGCGGCTCCCTGGGCAAGATCGCCTGGGATGTGATGATGATGTGCTCCTCGGAGTTCGGGGAGCTGGCGGAGCCGTTCGTCCCCGGACGCGGGGCCAGCTCGACCATGCCGCAGAAGCGCAACCCCATCTCCAGCGAGCTGATGTTCGCCGCCGCCAAGCTGCTGCGCGAGAAGTCCTCGACCGTGCTGGACGCGATGATGCAGGACTTCGAACGCGCCACCGGCCCCTGGCACCTGGAGTGGGCCGCGGTGCCCGAAGCCTTCCTGCTCCTGTCCAGCTCGCTCCACCAGGCCGAGTTCATGCTCTCCGGTCTGGAGGTGAACGTGGCCCGGATGCGCCGGAACACCCACCTCACCGGCGGGCTCATCGTCGCCGAAGCCGTGATGATGGACATCGCGCCCGTTCTGGGCCGTCAGCAGGCCCACGACGTGGTCTACGAGGCCTGCCGCACCGCCATCGAGACCGGCACCACACTGGAGGCCGAACTGCGCGCGCACGCCACGCTGATGGACCAGATCGGCGCCGAGCGGATCGGGGAACTGTGCGACCCCGCCCGCTACCTGGGCAGCGCGACCACGATGACCCTCGATGTGGTCCGCGCCCTGGACCGCGAGGGCGGCGGCCGCACGCCTCGCTGA
- a CDS encoding cation:dicarboxylate symporter family transporter, with translation MRSQEQLLDATSPPPARHRWYRGLMAQVVIAMVLGIAVGFAFPGFAADLKILGDLFLALIKAGVAPLVFFTVVMGIASAGDLKKASRIGFLALIYFEAVSTLALLLGLAAANLFGVGKGAGALAPGAEAAQAPSADQGEHGVTAFLRDIVPDNFVGAFSSGQLLQVVVVAVLFGIGVLSLKPRMQDRINAGLEVVSEAFFGFVNVVMKLAPIGAFGAIAYSVGTSGSKMLLALTELVLEYWLVVAVFVFGVLGLVCLLAGFSVWRILRYVRVEMTLVLGTASSEAALPGLLKKLTRVGCSKQTVGLVVPTGYAFNLDGTSLYMSICTLFVANAYGIPMGIPEQLGLLLIMLLTSKGAATVSGGTFVVFASTVAATGNLPVEGAAVLFGVYRFMSMATAFCNTFGNVVATFVLAKWCKEMDVDTVRRALADPAAFLAQPEPDDAPAAPRTASRPDGVALSEPAPTSPTTGK, from the coding sequence ATGAGGTCTCAGGAGCAGCTACTGGACGCCACCTCGCCCCCACCGGCTCGCCACCGCTGGTACCGGGGGCTCATGGCACAGGTCGTCATCGCGATGGTCCTCGGTATCGCGGTCGGCTTCGCCTTCCCCGGTTTCGCGGCGGACCTGAAGATCCTCGGGGACCTGTTCCTGGCCTTGATCAAGGCGGGGGTCGCGCCCCTGGTCTTCTTCACCGTCGTCATGGGCATCGCCTCCGCCGGCGACCTGAAGAAGGCCAGCCGCATCGGCTTCCTGGCGCTGATCTACTTCGAGGCCGTCTCCACCCTCGCCCTGCTGCTCGGCCTGGCGGCCGCGAACCTGTTCGGGGTGGGCAAGGGGGCGGGGGCGCTCGCCCCGGGCGCCGAGGCGGCCCAGGCGCCCTCGGCCGACCAGGGCGAGCACGGGGTCACCGCCTTCCTGCGGGACATCGTCCCCGACAACTTCGTCGGTGCCTTCTCCTCCGGCCAGCTGCTCCAGGTCGTCGTGGTGGCCGTGCTGTTCGGTATCGGTGTGCTGTCCCTCAAGCCGCGGATGCAGGACCGGATCAACGCCGGTCTGGAGGTCGTCTCGGAGGCGTTCTTCGGCTTCGTCAACGTCGTCATGAAGCTCGCCCCGATCGGCGCCTTCGGTGCCATCGCCTACTCGGTGGGCACCAGCGGCAGCAAGATGCTCCTGGCCCTGACCGAGCTCGTCCTGGAGTACTGGCTGGTCGTCGCCGTCTTCGTGTTCGGCGTGCTGGGGCTGGTCTGCCTGCTCGCGGGGTTCAGCGTCTGGCGCATCCTGCGCTACGTACGCGTGGAGATGACACTCGTCCTGGGCACGGCCTCCTCCGAGGCCGCCCTGCCCGGACTGCTGAAGAAGCTCACCAGGGTCGGGTGCTCGAAGCAGACCGTGGGCCTGGTCGTCCCCACCGGCTATGCGTTCAACCTCGACGGCACCTCCCTCTACATGTCCATCTGCACCCTGTTCGTGGCCAACGCCTACGGGATCCCGATGGGCATCCCCGAACAGCTCGGGCTGCTGTTGATCATGCTGCTGACGTCCAAGGGCGCGGCCACCGTGTCCGGCGGGACCTTCGTGGTCTTCGCCTCCACCGTGGCGGCGACCGGGAACCTCCCCGTCGAGGGCGCCGCCGTGCTCTTCGGGGTGTACCGCTTCATGTCGATGGCCACCGCGTTCTGCAACACCTTCGGCAATGTGGTCGCCACCTTCGTCCTGGCCAAGTGGTGCAAGGAGATGGACGTCGACACGGTGCGGCGCGCCCTGGCCGATCCCGCCGCGTTCCTCGCCCAGCCCGAACCCGATGACGCGCCCGCCGCGCCGCGGACGGCCTCCCGGCCGGACGGCGTCGCCCTGTCCGAACCCGCTCCTACCAGCCCCACCACCGGGAAGTGA
- a CDS encoding GntR family transcriptional regulator has product MREPRYVVIAGDLMRKIAAGRWPVGELLPTEPELAAEYGVSRETLRRALQRLDVAGLISRHPGTGTRVERSAPVAEFTAQLGSVEDLTQYGESAVRGILSVEPVTVDAALATVTDLAEGSRQVCVTSTRRDPGRAGEVVSWARVYLGPGDAKAVAGDLEGSPQLIADLIEARTGRAVERVVQRVRAVGVPAEAAAHLGVEPGSPGLEFVRRYYDASGALFEVAVSTHAGDRFVYETVLQRK; this is encoded by the coding sequence GTGCGGGAGCCGCGGTATGTGGTGATCGCCGGCGATCTCATGCGGAAGATCGCCGCCGGGCGGTGGCCGGTCGGGGAGTTGCTGCCCACCGAGCCCGAGCTGGCGGCCGAGTACGGCGTCTCCCGGGAAACGCTGCGGCGGGCGTTGCAGCGTCTGGACGTGGCCGGTCTGATCTCCCGGCACCCGGGGACCGGCACCCGGGTGGAACGCTCGGCGCCGGTGGCCGAGTTCACCGCCCAGCTGGGCAGCGTCGAGGACCTGACCCAGTACGGCGAATCGGCCGTGCGCGGCATCCTGTCGGTCGAACCCGTGACGGTGGACGCCGCCCTCGCCACGGTCACCGACCTGGCCGAGGGGTCCCGGCAGGTGTGTGTCACCTCCACCCGGCGGGACCCCGGCCGGGCCGGTGAGGTCGTCTCCTGGGCCCGGGTGTATCTGGGGCCGGGGGACGCCAAGGCGGTCGCGGGCGATCTGGAGGGCAGCCCCCAGCTGATCGCCGATCTGATCGAGGCCCGTACCGGCCGGGCCGTGGAGCGGGTGGTCCAGCGGGTCCGGGCGGTGGGGGTGCCCGCGGAGGCGGCGGCACACCTCGGGGTGGAACCGGGCAGCCCGGGGCTGGAGTTCGTACGCCGTTACTACGACGCCTCGGGCGCGCTGTTCGAGGTCGCGGTGAGCACCCACGCCGGTGACCGCTTCGTCTACGAGACGGTTCTCCAGCGCAAGTGA
- a CDS encoding FAD/NAD(P)-binding protein: MTRGEAHCRVAVAGAGAAGTLITARLLEVATRRGRPLEITLIDPAATTGRGPAYATTDHRHLLNVPAARMSATADDPDDFVRWLSGRADSRMAPGGFAPRHLYGSYLADHLQQRVATGPGTVVRVRDRVAGAVRTGGRLTLRTAGGRELTVDAMVLATGSHPPSVAWAPPALRDSDAFVANPWAPGALDHVPDERDVLLVGTGLTMVDIAMTLARSGRTVHAVSRSGLLPQGHAPAPAAPVTPADGLTGCTGLDALRRAVLRHVARTRRGHGDWRPAIDGLRPLTAALWQRLPESDRARFVGEEARRWEVHRHRMAPATADRLARCLAEGRLSVRAGRVAEAAATTGGLRIGLADGRTLTVGAVVNCTGPQTDARRTADPLLRELFAAGLAAPGPLGLGLRTHPDGRVRPADGPDAPLWTLGATRRGELWESTAIPEIRAQAAEVATAVLDTLAGAPVAASGTRA, encoded by the coding sequence ATGACCCGTGGAGAGGCGCACTGTCGCGTCGCGGTCGCCGGTGCCGGAGCGGCCGGCACCCTCATCACCGCCCGCCTGCTGGAGGTGGCCACCCGGCGTGGCCGGCCACTGGAGATCACACTCATCGACCCGGCGGCCACGACCGGCCGCGGCCCGGCCTACGCCACAACCGACCACCGCCATCTGCTGAATGTGCCGGCCGCCCGGATGAGCGCCACGGCCGACGACCCGGACGACTTCGTCCGCTGGCTGAGCGGCCGCGCCGACAGCCGGATGGCGCCCGGCGGATTCGCCCCGCGCCACCTCTACGGCAGCTATCTCGCCGACCATCTCCAACAGCGGGTCGCCACCGGACCGGGGACGGTGGTCAGGGTGCGGGACCGGGTGGCCGGGGCCGTCCGCACGGGCGGGCGGCTGACGCTGCGGACGGCCGGCGGCCGCGAACTCACCGTCGACGCCATGGTCCTGGCCACCGGGAGCCACCCGCCGTCCGTCGCCTGGGCACCGCCCGCGCTGCGGGACTCCGACGCCTTCGTCGCCAACCCCTGGGCCCCAGGGGCGCTCGACCACGTCCCCGACGAGCGGGATGTCCTGCTGGTGGGCACCGGGCTGACCATGGTGGACATCGCCATGACCCTCGCCCGGTCCGGCCGCACCGTCCACGCCGTGTCCCGCTCGGGCCTGCTCCCCCAGGGCCACGCCCCCGCCCCCGCCGCCCCCGTGACACCCGCTGACGGTCTCACCGGGTGCACCGGTCTGGACGCCCTGCGCCGCGCGGTCCTGCGGCATGTGGCCCGGACCCGGCGCGGCCACGGGGACTGGCGTCCGGCCATCGACGGGCTGCGACCGCTGACCGCCGCCCTGTGGCAGCGGCTGCCGGAGTCGGACCGGGCCAGGTTCGTCGGCGAGGAGGCCCGCCGGTGGGAGGTGCACCGGCACCGCATGGCACCCGCCACCGCGGACCGGCTGGCGAGGTGTCTGGCCGAGGGGCGGCTGTCGGTACGGGCCGGAAGGGTGGCCGAGGCGGCCGCCACCACGGGCGGGCTGCGGATCGGTCTCGCCGACGGACGGACCCTGACCGTCGGCGCGGTCGTCAACTGCACGGGCCCGCAGACCGATGCCCGCCGCACGGCGGACCCCCTGCTCAGGGAGTTGTTCGCGGCGGGTCTGGCCGCACCCGGGCCGCTCGGTCTCGGCCTGCGGACCCACCCCGACGGGCGGGTCAGACCGGCCGACGGGCCGGACGCACCGCTGTGGACGCTGGGTGCCACCCGGCGCGGGGAGTTGTGGGAGAGCACCGCGATTCCGGAGATCCGGGCCCAGGCCGCCGAGGTGGCCACCGCCGTGCTGGACACGCTGGCCGGCGCCCCGGTGGCGGCGTCAGGCACGCGGGCATGA
- a CDS encoding glucarate dehydratase family protein has product MFDGAPLRITDVTITPVAFRDPALLNSVGVHEPFALRSIVQIHTDAGLTGLGETYADELHLERLTAVGHEIVGLDAFATEELHQRVKRVIDRVGGSGGSGLTGMITTSSTVDRVASPFEVALLDLQGKAVGRPVCDLLGGAVRSKVPFSAYLFYKWAAHPGQEPDSWGEALDPDALVAQARRMVDEYGFTAIKLKGGVRPPEEEIEAIRVLRRAFPGHPLRLDPNAVWTTGTSVKVGRALEGVLEYLEDPTPGIDGMAAVAREVPMPLATNMCVVAFDELAPAVAADAVQIVLSDHHYWGGLRRSKLLSGICETFGMGLSMHSNSHLGISLAAMTHLAAATPNLTYACDTHWPWKTEDVIVDGALRFVDGAMPVPSAPGLGVELDPDALARLHEQYLHCGQRNRDDTGYMRRFDPSFRADLARW; this is encoded by the coding sequence ATGTTTGACGGAGCGCCCCTGCGCATCACGGATGTCACCATCACCCCTGTCGCCTTCCGCGACCCGGCCCTGCTCAACTCCGTCGGCGTCCACGAGCCCTTCGCGCTCCGCTCGATCGTGCAGATCCACACCGACGCGGGGCTGACCGGCCTCGGTGAGACCTACGCGGACGAGCTCCACCTGGAGCGCCTGACGGCCGTCGGGCACGAGATCGTCGGGCTGGACGCCTTCGCCACCGAGGAGCTGCACCAGCGCGTCAAGCGGGTCATCGACCGGGTGGGCGGCTCCGGGGGCTCCGGGCTCACCGGCATGATCACCACCAGCAGCACCGTCGACCGCGTCGCCTCCCCGTTCGAGGTCGCGCTCCTGGACCTCCAGGGCAAGGCCGTCGGGCGCCCCGTCTGCGATCTGCTCGGCGGCGCCGTGCGCTCCAAGGTCCCGTTCAGCGCGTACCTCTTCTACAAGTGGGCGGCCCACCCCGGCCAGGAGCCGGACTCCTGGGGCGAGGCCCTCGACCCCGACGCCCTCGTGGCCCAGGCCCGGCGGATGGTGGACGAGTACGGCTTCACCGCGATCAAGCTGAAGGGCGGCGTCAGGCCCCCGGAGGAGGAGATCGAGGCCATCCGGGTGCTGCGCCGCGCCTTCCCCGGCCATCCGCTGCGCCTGGACCCCAACGCCGTCTGGACGACCGGGACGTCGGTGAAGGTGGGGCGCGCGCTCGAAGGGGTGCTGGAGTACCTGGAGGACCCCACCCCCGGGATCGACGGCATGGCCGCGGTCGCCCGCGAGGTCCCCATGCCGCTGGCCACCAACATGTGCGTGGTCGCCTTCGACGAGCTGGCCCCCGCGGTCGCCGCCGACGCCGTCCAGATCGTCCTCTCCGACCACCACTACTGGGGCGGACTGCGCCGTTCCAAGCTGCTCTCCGGCATCTGCGAGACCTTCGGCATGGGCCTGTCCATGCATTCGAACTCGCATCTGGGGATCAGCCTGGCCGCGATGACCCACCTGGCCGCGGCCACTCCGAACCTCACCTACGCCTGCGACACCCACTGGCCCTGGAAGACCGAGGACGTGATCGTGGACGGCGCGCTGAGGTTCGTGGACGGCGCGATGCCCGTGCCGAGCGCCCCCGGACTCGGGGTGGAGCTCGACCCCGATGCCCTGGCGCGCCTGCATGAGCAGTACCTCCACTGCGGACAGCGCAACCGCGACGACACCGGGTACATGCGGCGCTTCGACCCGTCCTTCCGGGCGGACCTCGCCCGCTGGTGA